One Anaerolineae bacterium genomic window carries:
- a CDS encoding extracellular solute-binding protein, whose product MMYKIIGLLLVLLLLAGCNQTASPSTPVAAEVDEFIADDLPLINPNLPAEPVSLEVWVDLDFTRDNTFFEEMAEDFEQAYPHVEVEVYSFVREGILQRMEHVSKDELPPNVVQGHVYTAAGLGLAEPLKQQWAEWEEADPETTSQFLPAALDEVTWQDVRYGVPIDVYTVVLLYNREHFDEANLPYPEADYNLFDLQNAAAVLTKPEEERYGIGLTTDPWYVYAWLSAVGGDVVIYDPEKGYLPALNSETNVDVLRFMIELVEAGYAPRPTSRPRDYEEARAGFLEGRISMYFGEPQDVHLIQSTNPDFSLGVAELPTTPAGESAASVFGSSGFFIPRGSIDQDVAFEFIKWASSDRYIIPMARRVGHYPARVWLQTSPEFTDNLSLTPFFNQLDAARPYRLDLFPRAEEAFWNAVKISFYNLATPSEALQEAQQRGEFVPEETP is encoded by the coding sequence ATGATGTATAAAATTATTGGCCTGTTGCTTGTTCTCTTGCTGCTGGCCGGTTGTAACCAAACAGCTTCACCCTCAACCCCGGTTGCGGCAGAAGTGGATGAATTTATTGCCGATGATTTGCCGTTGATAAACCCCAACCTTCCCGCCGAACCGGTCTCCCTGGAAGTTTGGGTTGATCTGGATTTTACCCGCGACAATACCTTTTTTGAAGAGATGGCCGAAGATTTTGAACAGGCCTATCCCCACGTGGAAGTTGAGGTTTATTCTTTTGTGCGAGAAGGTATTTTGCAGCGCATGGAGCATGTCTCCAAAGACGAACTTCCGCCTAACGTGGTGCAGGGACACGTTTATACCGCCGCCGGACTCGGCCTGGCCGAACCGCTGAAACAGCAGTGGGCCGAGTGGGAGGAGGCCGACCCGGAAACAACATCCCAATTTTTACCTGCTGCGCTGGATGAAGTGACCTGGCAAGATGTTCGCTATGGGGTGCCGATTGACGTTTACACGGTGGTTCTGCTTTACAATCGAGAACACTTTGACGAAGCCAATTTGCCTTATCCCGAAGCGGATTATAACTTGTTTGACCTGCAAAACGCCGCCGCCGTTTTGACCAAACCGGAAGAAGAGCGTTACGGCATTGGCCTGACCACCGATCCCTGGTATGTTTATGCTTGGTTGTCTGCGGTCGGGGGCGATGTGGTTATTTACGATCCCGAAAAAGGTTATTTGCCCGCGCTCAACTCAGAAACAAACGTTGATGTTTTGCGGTTTATGATTGAGCTGGTTGAAGCGGGATATGCGCCGCGCCCTACCAGCCGCCCCCGCGATTACGAGGAAGCGCGGGCCGGTTTTTTGGAAGGCCGAATTTCGATGTACTTTGGCGAGCCTCAGGATGTTCATCTCATCCAGTCAACCAATCCCGACTTTTCCCTGGGCGTAGCTGAGTTGCCCACCACCCCGGCCGGCGAAAGCGCCGCTTCGGTTTTTGGCAGCAGCGGCTTCTTCATTCCGCGCGGTTCCATTGACCAGGATGTGGCTTTTGAATTTATCAAGTGGGCTTCAAGCGACCGATATATTATTCCTATGGCCCGGCGGGTGGGGCATTATCCGGCCCGGGTTTGGCTGCAAACCTCACCCGAATTTACCGATAACCTCTCTCTAACCCCCTTTTTTAACCAACTCGATGCGGCTCGGCCCTATCGGCTGGATTTGTTTCCCAGAGCCGAAGAAGCGTTTTGGAATGCGGTCAAAATTTCTTTCTATAACCTGGCCACGCCAAGCGAAGCCCTTCAAGAAGCCCAACAACGTGGTGAGTTTGTTCCGGAAGAAACGCCATGA
- a CDS encoding response regulator transcription factor, whose translation MTGATPQEYPERIRLLLADDHAVVRAGTRELLERQPDLHIVGEAVDGEEAVQLTHELQPDVVVMDVRMPKISGVEATRRIKAEHPDVRVLVLTAHDDDEYVFALLQAGANGYLLKTAEIDELVKAIRTVAAGQSALAPSVAGKVVAQFAGGKSLPDILGHTQDQYSGLTERELGILRLVGKGLSNKQIGKELFISDRTVQAHLSNIFSKLGVNSRTEAVMYAVRSGWITTEQG comes from the coding sequence ATGACTGGCGCAACTCCTCAAGAATACCCAGAACGGATTAGACTGCTGTTGGCCGACGACCATGCCGTGGTCAGAGCCGGCACCCGTGAACTTTTAGAGCGACAGCCAGACCTCCACATTGTCGGCGAGGCCGTTGATGGTGAGGAGGCCGTACAGTTGACCCACGAACTGCAACCCGACGTGGTGGTGATGGATGTGCGGATGCCCAAAATATCGGGCGTAGAGGCCACCCGCCGGATTAAAGCGGAGCACCCGGACGTGCGGGTGCTGGTGCTGACGGCCCACGATGACGACGAATATGTTTTTGCCTTGCTTCAGGCCGGCGCAAACGGCTATCTGTTAAAAACAGCCGAAATTGACGAATTGGTCAAAGCCATTCGCACTGTCGCCGCCGGGCAATCTGCGTTGGCCCCCTCCGTGGCCGGTAAAGTGGTGGCGCAATTTGCCGGGGGCAAAAGCTTACCGGATATTTTGGGCCATACTCAAGATCAATATAGCGGCCTCACCGAACGAGAGTTGGGTATTTTACGTTTGGTGGGTAAGGGCCTCAGCAATAAACAAATCGGCAAAGAGCTTTTTATCAGCGACCGCACCGTGCAGGCGCATCTATCCAATATCTTCTCCAAATTGGGCGTTAATTCCCGCACCGAAGCCGTGATGTATGCCGTCCGCAGTGGTTGGATTACTACAGAACAGGGATGA